The sequence ATGCCGAGCTATTTGGGTTTGACTGGGGAAATGCCACCGGTACCATCAGATGGAACCACCTCTTTAATGACCGCTTGTTCTTGAACTCCACGGCGGTGTTCAGCGATTATAATTATGTAGTGGATATTCAAGGGGAAGAAGAGGAAAATGATGGTTTTAAGGTAACGTCTTCCATTAGGGACATTAGCTTGAAAGAAGATTTTGAATATTATATCAATCCCGACAATACCTTGAAATTTGGAGCGGGACTTATTCGCCATAATTTTGTTCCTGGCGAAATCTCCCCACAGGGCGATAGTTATATCAATGCTCAAACCCTTCAGAATAAGCATGCCTGGGAAGCTGCCGCCTATGTATCGGAAGAACTCACCATTTCACCAGCGCTAAGTGTCAATGGAGGGTTACGATATTCTTGGTTTGCCCAAGTTGGTCCCGGGGAAGTGTTTACCTATGATCAGGACGGAGATGTTATAGCCGCAGAAACCTATGAAAAAGGCGAGATTGTGGAAAGTTATGGGGGATTGGAGCCAAGGTTAGGCGTGACATATATGCTGAATGATGAGACCTCGATAAAAGCCTCTTACGGCAGAAACCGTCAATACCTTCATTTGGTGTCCAATTCTACTTCCGGTACTCCCATCGATTTGTGGATTCCCAGCAGCAACAATGTGAGGCCTCAAATTGCCGACCAGATTGCGATGGGCTATTATAGGAACTTTAAGGACAATACCTATGAAACATCTGTGGAAGTGTACTATAAAGATATGCAGAATCAAGTGGATTACCGGACAGGTGCCGAATTGGTGTTTAATGAAAATGTAGAGTCACAGTTGTTGTTTGGGAAGGGATGGTCTTATGGAGCTGAATTTTTCCTGAGGAAAAACTCAGGGAGATTGACAGGCTGGGTAAGTTATACGGTTTCGAAAACCGAAAGAAAATTTGACGGGGTGGACTATGGAGAGGTTTACCCTGCCAGCTGGGACCGACCGCATGACTTTTCTGTGGTGGGCATTTATCAGCTCAATAAGAAGTGGAACCTCTCTGCTTCCTTCGTTTATCGATCGGGCAATGCCGTGACCTATCCAATAGGTAAATATGAAATGAAGGGAGAGGTCATCAACATGTACGGGAAGCGAAATAATAACCGCATGCCCGATTACAACAGGCTAGACGTTGGGGCGACGATGAAGCTTAAGGATACAGAGAAATTCAGCTCCGACCTAAACTTCTCCATTTATAATGTTTATGCCCGTAAAAATGCCTATTCCATATCGTTCCGTGAAAACCGGGATGATCCCACCAAAACCGAGGCGGTAAAAATAGCGCTCTTTAGCATCTTACCTTCCGTAACCTATAATTTTAGATTCAAATGATCATGAAAAAGTATATTGGACTATTAGTATTGCTTTCTGTTACCTTGATGGGATGCGAGGATGTGATCGAACTGGACCTTGACGAGGGAGCTCCGAGGATAGCCATTGAGGGAATTGTGACCGATCAACCGGGACCATATACGGTAACCATTACCGAATCCGTAGGGTTTTATGATGACAATGTATTTCCGTCCATCAGCGGTGCTTATGTGGAAATTTCGGACGATCAGGGAAATGTGGAGGTGCTTGCCGAAAAAGAAGCGGGAGTGTACCAGACGGCCAGTCTGCAAGGACAGCGTGGCGTGACTTATACCCTTACCGTGGAATATGACGGCCAGACCTATACTGCTGAAAGCAAAATGCCTGAGGAGCAGGTGGTAATTGACTCCCTTGGGTTCCGTTTTGAGGAGGAATCTCTGCTGAATGATGAAGGATATTATTTCAAGGCATATTTTGAAGACCCTCCGGGCCTGGGCGATTACTACAGCTTTAATGTTTTTGTCAACGGTGAGGTATATGTTTTTGACTTTGACGGAGAAATGATCGAAGATGATAATTTTTGGCTTTATAGTGACAAGTATACGGATGGGAATGCTCAGGATTATGATTTTCCCCACACCCTAGAGGAGGGAGATGATGTTTATGTGGAGTTAAGACACCTGGATAAATCAACTTACGATTATTACCGGATGCTTGTGGATGTCATTGATGGTGGTGGCGTGGCGCCATCTAATCCCATTTCGAACTTTGGAGATACCGCTCTGGGGTATTTTGGGGCCTTTTCAGTATCGAGTATAGAAGATACCGTGGAGTAATTGGCGAGGATTGGCCACGCTCCAATGTTGTCATAGCTTGATGAATTTTGAAGAAAAATGCTGGCTCTTGTCAGCATTTTTGGTTTATCTTTAGCGGTGTAATAGAAGCTTTTTGTTTTTTACATCTCCTGTTTTGGATATGGTTTGTCAAAAATGATATACTGCTCTACAATAGATGCATTTTAACGATTGTTCGGCAATTACATTTTCAATAATGCCAGATGGAAGGAGTGCTTTTCTGTTTTTTTAATGCAAAAGTAGATTGATGAAAGTCAGTACGTTAATGATTTTGGTCTTTTTGGTCGTGCAACAAGTTTATGGCCAAAAAGACACCACTTGGTATGATATTAACTGGGAGGAGACGACTCGAGAGCATGCTGCATTTTACCGTCCCAGTCCCCAGCCGAAGGATGAAGGGTTTTGGATAGAGGATTTCCAATATAAAACTATTGGTGAGCGATAGTGAATATGAAATAATGGCATTGGATGAGCATGGTGAAGTGCTATTTTCTGTCACCGAAAAGAAAGGGTTGGTGGAATCTTATTTTTTGGAAAACACATTGGATTTTTATTCTTTATATATTAATATTTTTATCTTTTATTATATTTATCATCAAAACTACTTAAAATATTAGTTGATTTAATATGCCTCTTGGTTTTATTATCTCGAAAATTAAGAGGGCTATGCTGCTTGTTTAGCATCTTCATCTCAATAATCAGCTTGTTAGCTCATTTAAAAGGAATCGGTATAAAAGCAGTATTAATTTATTAAGTTTTTTGTGACGTATGGAAACTGACAAAACCCCATGTACCCTATAGAATTTAAAAATACTATCAGGTCGACTTTCCTAAAAGTGACTGTTGTTTTGACGATTATGTGCTCTTTTGGCTGTAGTGAGCAGCAGAATGAGCATGTCGAAAAAGAAAAGAAGGCAAAGTTTGTATTAGAGGACAGCATCAGAATTGATATCCCATATGGCTTTGGCGTAGTTACGCCCGAAGCAAAGGACTCAACGGTTCTATTATATTCATACATTGATGAACATTTTTTTTTATTAGATTATTCAGGAGAACAGGCATTAACAGAATATTACTTCAGGGGAGATGGCCCTAAAGAGTACTCCGGTATTCTACAATATGCAGGAATTTATAATAAACAGCCATTTTTTATTGACCATCAAAAAATTCTTTTTTTCCTGCCAAAAGAAAATGCCTTGGATCCTGTTCGATGGCACTATCCCTTTCCGGTAAAACATGGAGGCATGCCCAATTTATCCGCTGATTTCTTAGACCATAACAAACTATTTGTAAACAATCTATCCCCCTCTATATATGTTAAAAAAAACACACATGTCAAACCAACACTGGACACTATTCCAGTTTGGAAATACCTGGAATATGACGAAAGGGTCAAAAGATTTGAAGTAAAGCGAAAAGGTTTTCTTAATGAAAAGAGCGGATATTATTCAGATAAAAGACTATTTTCTTATCAGTTTAAAAGTTGGGTCAATAAGGATAAAGTATATAGCCTTGGAGGATATGTAGATGAAATTCTTGTTTATGATGGCCTGAACAGCATGTATCCAACAGATAATATTCAAATTAAAATCCCCGGATTTGAGCAACCTAAAGGCTTTTCAGAACCTTTAACGATCAATAACCATGAAGAAATAAATGACTTATCAGATAAGCATAGCTATATTTCCCAAACTTATTTAATGGAAAACAGGCAATTGTTTTTAACCTATTCCTTAGGGGTAAATGACATTGACTTAGAAAACAGAGTGTTTAAGGGCTATTGGTTTAACTACGAAGAAAACAAAGGGAAAAACGTAATGCTACCCAAAGAAAACGGGGAAAATAGTTCCTGGTATAACCGTATCGCCTATTTAGGAAATAATAGGTTTTTGTTTGTTCAAAACAATGAAAAGGTTGAAAGGGATTTTCACACTGGATACATCTACCGACTTGATCATGCCAACTAAGGTATTCAATCGCAATGAATGGACACATGCTCCGGGTGTCCTGAATTGTCTTGGGTAAGCAGTAAACTTCAAGAAATATCAAAAGTTATGAAAAAATTAAGTATCAAAAATCCACTTCAAGTGGAGTTTGATTGCACGATTTTATTTTTTGAATCAGATTTTCTTCGCGTGAAATGAAATAGGAGTAGTCCGTATTTTTGGATATTGGATTAATTGCCCCAAAAGAGTTTTTATTATGAAAGGAGGTCATTCCGCTTTCGGAGACACCAAAGTTGGATACTTCAGTCTTATGGATTTTGCCATAGAATCAGGTGTAGGGAAGGGATCAGCGCTGACCAATGAATGGAAGGCGGTACTTGACCGCCGGATGCCCGGGTATCTGGCGGCTTCTGTTTTTGAAGAAGATTTTGGTCATCATCGGTTGTCGCTTCGGACAATTTCCCACTATACTGTGATCTATAAAAGAAAGATAGTGCCCAACCTAAACTGTGGACTTGACCTGGTAGGAGAGGTCCTATATGGAAAATGGAAGATGCGGTTGCTTTGGTTTATAGATCAAGGACATAAACGGCCCAGTGAATTGCAGCGCAAAATTCCTGACGCTTCACGGAGGGTTTTGAACCTCCGGTTGAGGGAGCTACAGGACCATGAGCTCGTGACCAAGGTGATTTATCCGGTGGTACCACCAAAAGTCGAATATAGTCTCACCGATTTTGGAAGGAGCCTGATACCGATAATCGGAGCAATCGGGAAATGGGGGATAACAATGCGGAAAGGTTAAAGGAATTGATAATCAAAGGATTGCATGAATCTGGTGAATAGGTCAACGTTTAATGTAATCCGGACATATTCGTAGGATCTTGTGATGTTGGTATCGGGCATTATCTTCGCCCATTATGTGAAGTATATGATTATGTAAAGCGCTGGGTGTAAACATTTGATTTTTTGATAGTTAACAAGAGTTTACTTTACATAAAAATACGCTGTCTTCCTTTTGTTAAAGAGCCTGGTCATTTTATTTAGGGGTAGTATTCACCAAAAAAAATGATCATGAACAAGCATTTCACAGAGTTCAATGAACTCACCAACAGTGCAGGTAATTACCTTGAACAGAAGCTCTGTTATTCATTAAAGACATCCTATGAATATGCGAAGGTCTGGAAACGGCTCAGAGAATTTATGTTTTCCAATGGTTTTAGTCATTATGATAAGTCAGTAGAAGAGCAGTTTTTACGGTTTAATTTTAAAAACAAAAGTTGGAAGGATCTGACTGTCAGTCAAAGAGTCACTTATAATGGGCTGAAGATGCTTACCGAGTATCATCAGACAGGCAAGATCAACATTCCTTCACTGCCAAGTAAATATCCACTGGACTTTAGGGGCCCCATTGGTAAAGTTATTCTGGATTTTTTGAGGCGCAGACAGCAAAGGGGGATGTCCAGAAGCAGTCTCCACAATTATCAAAGACATTTATATGAATTTATGGAGTACTGTGAAAAGCGAGGTATTGGCAGCGTTGGGTATATTGATCTGCCCTTACTGCTTCATTTCATAAACCAGTACAACTGTGATAAGAAAACCGTAATGATTGTCTTGATTTCGACCTTACGGATTTTCCTGCGGTATCTGTTTAAGGAAAACCTTACGGCTATTGACTATTCTTCTAAGGTCCCAAGATGTAAAAAAGTTACCCAGCCCAAGATACCTTCCCTCTATTCAAAGGAAGAAGTAGAAAAACTGATTGCATCAGTAGACAGATCAAGCCCTACCGGGAAAAGGAACTATGCTATTATCATGCTTGCCGCCAGGCTCGGGCTCAGGGCTTCGGATATCTCCAGATTAAAATTTAAAAATTTACATTGGAACACCAGTACGATTGAGATTGACCAGGTAAAAACAGGGAACCCATTACAGCTCCCCTTGTTGCCAGACGTTGGCAATGCCATCATCGATTATTTACAATACGGACGTCCTGTTTCAGAAGAACCCCATGTGTTTTTAACAGGAAGGCCGCCATACGGTTGTTTTACTACTAGCAACGTGGTTACCCATGTTGTTCAGAGAGCGATAATAAAAGCCGGTATTGACACCAAAAACAGAAGGTTTGGTCCCCATTCATTACGGCATAGCTTGGGATTCAGAATGTTGGAAAAAAGCACTATGCTCCCCGTTATATCGGAGGTTTTTGGTCACAAAAGTTCAGAGTCCACAAGGTTTTACCTCCGGATCGATCTAACCTCCATGAAGCAATGTATGCTGGACGTCCCGCCTGTACCAACAGAGTTTTATCAGCAGAGAGGAGGTGCGTTTTATGGATAAATGTTATCACAGT comes from Echinicola vietnamensis DSM 17526 and encodes:
- a CDS encoding TonB-dependent receptor; protein product: MKHTIRGTLEDASTGEGLIGATVFVKELETGGTSNVYGFYSLTIPEGDYTVTFSFVGYESVTKTISLDDDMTVDVELEPGSAELEEVVVSAEPEDENVRSTQMSVNKLDMREVESIPVVFGEKDIVKTIQLLPGIKGNEGGGGFFVRGGSADQNLILLDEAPVYNASHLLGFFSVFNSDAIKDLSIYKGHIPAEYGGRASSVLDIKMKEGNTKKFAAQGGIGLISSRATIEAPIVKDKGSFVLSGRRTYVDLFLKLSNNDDINKSTLYFYDLNAKANYKFGDKDRVFVSGYFGRDNFGYAELFGFDWGNATGTIRWNHLFNDRLFLNSTAVFSDYNYVVDIQGEEEENDGFKVTSSIRDISLKEDFEYYINPDNTLKFGAGLIRHNFVPGEISPQGDSYINAQTLQNKHAWEAAAYVSEELTISPALSVNGGLRYSWFAQVGPGEVFTYDQDGDVIAAETYEKGEIVESYGGLEPRLGVTYMLNDETSIKASYGRNRQYLHLVSNSTSGTPIDLWIPSSNNVRPQIADQIAMGYYRNFKDNTYETSVEVYYKDMQNQVDYRTGAELVFNENVESQLLFGKGWSYGAEFFLRKNSGRLTGWVSYTVSKTERKFDGVDYGEVYPASWDRPHDFSVVGIYQLNKKWNLSASFVYRSGNAVTYPIGKYEMKGEVINMYGKRNNNRMPDYNRLDVGATMKLKDTEKFSSDLNFSIYNVYARKNAYSISFRENRDDPTKTEAVKIALFSILPSVTYNFRFK
- a CDS encoding site-specific integrase, which codes for MNKHFTEFNELTNSAGNYLEQKLCYSLKTSYEYAKVWKRLREFMFSNGFSHYDKSVEEQFLRFNFKNKSWKDLTVSQRVTYNGLKMLTEYHQTGKINIPSLPSKYPLDFRGPIGKVILDFLRRRQQRGMSRSSLHNYQRHLYEFMEYCEKRGIGSVGYIDLPLLLHFINQYNCDKKTVMIVLISTLRIFLRYLFKENLTAIDYSSKVPRCKKVTQPKIPSLYSKEEVEKLIASVDRSSPTGKRNYAIIMLAARLGLRASDISRLKFKNLHWNTSTIEIDQVKTGNPLQLPLLPDVGNAIIDYLQYGRPVSEEPHVFLTGRPPYGCFTTSNVVTHVVQRAIIKAGIDTKNRRFGPHSLRHSLGFRMLEKSTMLPVISEVFGHKSSESTRFYLRIDLTSMKQCMLDVPPVPTEFYQQRGGAFYG
- a CDS encoding DUF4249 domain-containing protein — translated: MKKYIGLLVLLSVTLMGCEDVIELDLDEGAPRIAIEGIVTDQPGPYTVTITESVGFYDDNVFPSISGAYVEISDDQGNVEVLAEKEAGVYQTASLQGQRGVTYTLTVEYDGQTYTAESKMPEEQVVIDSLGFRFEEESLLNDEGYYFKAYFEDPPGLGDYYSFNVFVNGEVYVFDFDGEMIEDDNFWLYSDKYTDGNAQDYDFPHTLEEGDDVYVELRHLDKSTYDYYRMLVDVIDGGGVAPSNPISNFGDTALGYFGAFSVSSIEDTVE
- a CDS encoding winged helix-turn-helix transcriptional regulator translates to MKGGHSAFGDTKVGYFSLMDFAIESGVGKGSALTNEWKAVLDRRMPGYLAASVFEEDFGHHRLSLRTISHYTVIYKRKIVPNLNCGLDLVGEVLYGKWKMRLLWFIDQGHKRPSELQRKIPDASRRVLNLRLRELQDHELVTKVIYPVVPPKVEYSLTDFGRSLIPIIGAIGKWGITMRKG